A stretch of Mytilus edulis chromosome 11, xbMytEdul2.2, whole genome shotgun sequence DNA encodes these proteins:
- the LOC139495672 gene encoding uncharacterized protein has product MFDRECSWTCTNETCVPDNILEVTRKEKTPTKPRSVTTTTDHTEAWPTTRDSTTSDLKEAWPTTTVRVTTDSKEPHSEQKKDLGHYLQKMDVFMTVFWTVSGLFVAYVSLVVGKMLYRMRHQKLPYLPITRSQQDSTLTTQIPTLDITPSFELPTIIPVPEISTPQRPTGPRLRSIEDIPPIFTLRTYSSSSDTESFNRESSPEPSAPPIKDPTPPIARRTRSHRIKTPLTEETYM; this is encoded by the exons ATGTTTGACAGAGAGTGTAGCTGGACATGCACAAATGAGACATGTG taCCTGACAACATATTAGAAGTGACAAGGAAGGAAAAAACACCCACCAAGCCTAGAAGTGTAACAACAACAACAGACCACACAGAAGCATGGCCCACCACTAGGGATTCAACAACCAGTGATCTCAAAGAAGCATGGCCTACCACAACAGTTAGGGTGACCACAGACAGCAAAGAACCACATTCAG aacagaAGAAAGACCTGGGACATTACTTACAGAAAATGGATGTATTTATGACAG TATTTTGGACAGTGTCGGGACTATTTGTTGCATACGTTTCCCTGGTCGTAGGCAAGATGCTTTACCGAATGAGACACCAGAAACTGCCTTATTTACCAATTACCAGATCACAACAGGATTCGACACTAACCACTCAGATACCCACTTTAGATATAACTCCATCATTCGAATTACCCACCATCATTCCCGTTCCAGAAATATCCACCCCCCAAAGACCAACAGGACCTAGATTGAGATCAATTGAAGACATCCCACCTATTTTTACCCTCCGTACGTACTCCTCCTCATCAGACACTGAAAGTTTCAATAGGGAATCATCGCCAGAACCATCTGCACCTCCAATAAAAGATCCAACACCCCCCATAGCCAGACGAACCAGAAGTCACCGTATAAAGACCCCCTTAACAGAAGAGACTTATATGTGA